In a single window of the Deinococcus aetherius genome:
- the msrA gene encoding peptide-methionine (S)-S-oxide reductase MsrA, translating to MTSLPRGGQQAIFAGGCFWCTEAVFKDMRGVLRVESGYIGGHLPNPDYRSVCEGTTGHAEAVRLTFDPSQVSFRDLLTLFFATHDPTSLNRQGGDVGTQYRSAVFPLSAEQERETREVIADLDGQGVFDRPIVTTVEPASEFYVAEDYHQDFYARNPRQGYCVAVIAPKVAKLRKEYGDRLRA from the coding sequence ATGACTTCTCTTCCAAGGGGCGGGCAGCAGGCTATCTTCGCGGGCGGGTGCTTCTGGTGCACCGAGGCGGTGTTCAAGGACATGCGGGGCGTCCTGCGGGTCGAGAGCGGGTACATCGGCGGTCACCTGCCGAATCCCGACTACCGCAGCGTGTGCGAGGGCACGACCGGGCACGCGGAGGCGGTGCGCCTCACCTTCGACCCCTCGCAGGTCAGCTTCAGAGACCTCCTCACGCTCTTTTTCGCCACGCACGATCCCACCAGCCTCAACCGTCAGGGCGGGGACGTGGGCACCCAGTACCGCAGCGCCGTCTTTCCCCTGAGTGCGGAGCAGGAGCGCGAGACGCGCGAGGTGATCGCCGACCTCGACGGTCAGGGCGTGTTCGACCGCCCCATCGTGACCACGGTCGAGCCCGCGAGCGAGTTCTACGTGGCCGAGGACTACCACCAGGACTTTTACGCGCGCAACCCCCGCCAGGGCTACTGTGTGGCGGTGATCGCCCCCAAGGTCGCCAAGCTGCGCAAGGAGTACGGCGACCGCCTGCGGGCGTAG
- a CDS encoding MOSC domain-containing protein, with product MKVLSVNVGQPTAAQVGHRTVVTGICKHPVPGRVRVTVEGLDGDRVMNRKYHGGPDQAVYVYTQEDYDHWAGVLGRAPEPGFFGENLLVGGLESAGVRVGERFRVGTVLLEVTAPRIPCATLGARLEDAGFVKAFARARRPGFYTRVLETGDVGRGDEVTRERAAPAGAPTVAELFGAWLGDPPVRETLERYLTAPLAVRFRRGLEERLGGVEST from the coding sequence GTGAAGGTCCTCAGCGTGAACGTCGGCCAGCCCACCGCCGCCCAGGTCGGCCACCGGACGGTCGTGACCGGCATTTGCAAACATCCCGTGCCCGGCCGGGTGCGGGTGACCGTGGAGGGGCTGGACGGCGACCGGGTGATGAACCGTAAGTACCACGGCGGCCCCGATCAGGCCGTCTACGTCTACACCCAGGAGGACTACGACCACTGGGCGGGGGTCCTGGGCCGCGCCCCCGAACCGGGCTTCTTCGGCGAGAACCTGCTCGTCGGCGGCCTCGAATCGGCGGGGGTGCGGGTCGGCGAGAGGTTCCGGGTGGGCACCGTGCTGCTGGAGGTGACGGCGCCGCGTATCCCCTGCGCCACCCTGGGGGCCAGGCTGGAGGACGCGGGCTTCGTGAAAGCCTTTGCGCGGGCCCGCCGTCCCGGCTTCTACACCCGGGTGCTGGAGACGGGCGACGTGGGCCGGGGGGACGAGGTGACACGAGAGCGGGCCGCCCCCGCAGGAGCGCCGACGGTCGCGGAACTCTTCGGCGCCTGGCTGGGGGACCCGCCGGTCCGCGAGACCCTGGAGCGTTACCTCACCGCCCCCCTCGCCGTCCGCTTCCGGCGGGGACTGGAGGAGAGGCTGGGCGGGGTGGAGTCCACCTGA
- a CDS encoding phospholipase D-like domain-containing protein, with protein MLPARPRPLAWALALLTLLAGPGSEAGRVVFPAGFEVVRGALPRPDLAPLDGLGLNTCPPPASPLDRLLYERTHGQGAALSCGNRVEGLLHFPNADPAYSAQPPRAGGAFELLDDEVRKTRDELLIANMLWDDGPDAPGAGLARAVADLRRDLAAHPERHPRGLTVRLLLGNSIRLGDLLDPTANAYHAARHLLEAGVPLVGDTVPGWRLEIANYAYALPHSHVKLVVQDGETVLTGGFNVSLFHVPAQAPGGRGLDLADLAVRVHGPVARHAVATFRDGWRLSRGLTCRVNPTPATLRRDCSFSRPTSPWPLVWTGPAPAAGTARVYGLYRRSGYTDADDAVVALFGAARTSVDVMQSQVSGTLGCVGRLSEPGGCGPALGLPVWRAAVRAIRERGVRLRLLLDYDPLLQAETLAFLRGLEAELAPLGLADHVQARWYGPAGGLHTKAALIDAQMLTVGSQNLHHSAFGPLGLSEYTLATSDAGAIAEYRRMFAFEWGRSRPIRAPWWLPAEVTEPPQPRVQPGDRR; from the coding sequence GTGCTCCCCGCCCGCCCCCGCCCGCTCGCCTGGGCGCTCGCCCTCCTGACCCTGCTCGCGGGCCCGGGCTCGGAGGCGGGGCGGGTCGTCTTCCCAGCGGGCTTCGAGGTCGTGCGCGGCGCGCTTCCCCGGCCCGACCTCGCCCCCCTCGACGGTCTGGGCCTGAACACCTGCCCGCCGCCCGCCTCGCCCCTCGACCGCCTGCTGTACGAACGCACCCATGGGCAGGGCGCCGCCCTGAGCTGCGGCAACCGGGTGGAGGGGCTGCTGCACTTCCCGAACGCCGACCCCGCCTACAGCGCCCAGCCGCCCCGTGCGGGGGGAGCCTTCGAGCTGCTGGACGACGAGGTGCGGAAGACGCGCGACGAACTCCTGATCGCCAACATGCTCTGGGACGACGGCCCGGACGCTCCCGGCGCGGGGCTCGCGCGGGCGGTCGCCGACCTGCGCCGGGACCTTGCCGCCCACCCCGAGCGCCACCCGAGGGGGCTCACCGTGCGGCTGTTGCTCGGGAACTCCATCCGGCTCGGCGACCTCCTCGACCCGACCGCGAACGCCTATCACGCCGCGCGGCACCTGCTGGAGGCGGGCGTGCCGCTGGTGGGGGACACGGTGCCCGGCTGGCGGCTGGAGATCGCCAACTACGCCTACGCGCTGCCTCACAGCCACGTCAAGCTCGTCGTGCAGGACGGCGAGACGGTGCTCACGGGCGGCTTCAACGTCAGCCTCTTCCACGTCCCGGCGCAGGCTCCGGGGGGGCGCGGCCTCGACCTCGCCGACCTCGCCGTGCGGGTGCACGGCCCGGTCGCCCGGCACGCGGTCGCCACCTTCCGCGACGGGTGGCGGCTCAGTCGGGGGCTGACCTGCCGCGTGAATCCCACACCCGCAACGCTGCGGCGGGACTGCTCCTTCTCGCGGCCCACCTCCCCGTGGCCGCTGGTCTGGACGGGCCCCGCCCCCGCCGCCGGAACCGCGCGCGTCTACGGCCTCTACCGCCGAAGCGGCTACACGGACGCCGACGACGCGGTGGTCGCCCTCTTCGGCGCGGCCCGCACGAGCGTCGACGTGATGCAGTCGCAGGTGAGCGGCACCCTGGGCTGCGTGGGCAGGCTCTCCGAGCCGGGCGGGTGTGGGCCCGCCCTCGGGCTCCCGGTGTGGCGGGCCGCCGTCCGGGCGATCCGCGAGCGGGGCGTCCGGCTGCGGCTGCTCCTCGACTACGACCCCCTGCTCCAGGCCGAGACGCTCGCCTTCCTGCGGGGGCTGGAGGCCGAACTCGCCCCGCTGGGGCTGGCGGACCACGTTCAGGCCCGCTGGTACGGCCCGGCGGGGGGGCTGCACACCAAGGCCGCCCTGATCGACGCTCAGATGCTCACGGTGGGAAGCCAGAACCTCCACCACTCGGCCTTCGGGCCCCTGGGGCTCAGCGAGTACACCCTGGCGACGAGCGACGCCGGGGCCATCGCCGAGTACAGGCGGATGTTCGCCTTCGAGTGGGGACGCTCGCGGCCCATCCGCGCGCCGTGGTGGCTCCCCGCCGAGGTGACCGAGCCGCCGCAGCCCAGGGTCCAGCCCGGGGACCGCCGGTAG